CCCCTTAGCAGGAAGATATGATCCGGGTCTTCAAGCTTCATCCGGAAAAGCCTTATAAGAGCCTCGGTACCCTGAGGGCCTCTATCCACGTAATCCCCGAGAAAAAGAAAATTCTTATAATTCATTTCTTCCCTTTTTTCTATTACGTATTCCAGCGCCTGTAAATTCCCGTGAATATCCCCTACGATCATTACCGGCTCAGTATCAATTCTAAGCACAGCTGGTTCCGAATCAAAAATGCGGTCTATCTCAGGTAAAAGGAGAAGCAGTTCTTCTTTTGCGGCAACTTTCCTGGAAACCTTTTTTGATACCACGGGGGCACCTCTACTCAAGAGCCTCTCAGGGAGGCAAATCCGAGTTTTTCTTCCATATATGAAAGGAATTTTTTCACAATAAACGTTTTCCAAACCTCAAGGGAAGTTCTTCAAGCACCATATACTCTATCAGGTTTTCAATTTCCTTTTGTAAAGGCAGGCTTATAAATGTCAAAGTCTAAAATCAAGTATTAATAAGCTTAAAAATCCAGATAATTAGATGTCGGTCAATTAAAAATCCAGTTAATTAAAAATCCAGTTAATTAAAAACCAGCTGAAAAATTCAATCAGTTAAAAAGAACCATGGGAGTTTTTATTCTACTTATACATAGGGGGCAGAATAGTGGAACTTGATATTAATGAACAGGATCCTGAAGACATGGATCTTATGGATGTTGTGCTTGAATACGATGATATTGTCTCTGCAATCTCGATTCTGGAAAAGCGCAGAGAGGAATTGAGAAATCGTATCCTCAATGCCCTTGCGGAAAAAGATATCGATGTATTGAGAATAGGGAACGTAGAAGTCAAGCGGCAGAAGGTTGAATGGAAACTCTGGCGCATCAACAGGTTAAAACCCTACCTCATGAAGAAAGACCTCTGGGATATAGTCGAATCGGTTGACAGGAAAACTCTCAGCAGATTGATTGATAAAGGAATCCTGACCGAAGAAGAACTTAAAGGTACATATGACGTAGAAACGCGCTACAGTTTACATGTAAGCAGAGTCTAAATTGACGGAAAGAGGCGCCTGAGTGGGTCCGGAATTGCTGTACGCAAATTCAAAGAAGTGCTCGCTGAGAATACAGGCAGGCTGAGCTGTTTAAACGAAGTGCCTGGTAACCGATCAATACAGCCTGATGGGTTCAATTCCCATTTTTTCCATCAGGCATGCAGGAATATCCAGCACCTCTTTGACCGAATCTATGATAATTCCGTCGGAAGTTGCTACAATCACATTACTTTCTGGATTTCCTCCTTCGGTTTTAAGCTCAAAATCCGCGATTTTTGAGGTCTTTGCCTCGCCTGAAATTTTATATTCTTTCAATTTACGGCGGGTGAAACCTGCAAGTTCCCCGCTGCGACTTATCTGGGCGTCAAAAAGAAAAAAAACTGATTTTGGGCTGGCTTCGGAAAGAAATCCCAGGACTGCATCAAGAGCTTCCTCAATATCTTCAGCCTGCTTTGCCTTGCTGAAATAGTATCTGGTGTCTCTTATATACCCGTCATCGCAGAACCACATGAGTTCTTTTTTTAGCAGGCTGTCCACAGTAAGGAGAACATTGTACCCGTCAATGAGAATTTTTCTATCTTTTATTTCTGAGCAGTCTATTTTCTTGTTGATCCTGGAGATGATCCTGTCAGGAGGCATAATTACCCTTGCGAGAATATGCCTTTCTTCCAAGCTGAGCTGAAAATGGTCAGCCACAAATCGGATAGTTGAAAACTTGGGGTAACCCCACCGGAGTATGCTCCTGATATCCCGCGCAGGTCTGAGCAATTTTTCTTTGAGCACTTCCTCTTTTATACAGGAATCTGAAAAATCAGCTGAACTTTCATGCATATCTCTCATTAACGGTTGTCTCCTTTTAGGAAGGGAGTTCTTTAAATGAGTGAAGATATATGTTATATATACATATTTGCGCAAATAAAAATGATAATGTGTGGTCTCAGGTCGTTAGTTTGTATCTTAGGTTGTTTCGGATCTGTTGAATTTTATCTTGGTTTTCAGCTGTGAGCCAGCTCACGGTTCAGGCTGGAGGGTTATAATATGGAAGTATTATGGCTGGCTCAAGAAGAAGTAAAAAGCGTTATGGATATGAGTTCTGATATGCAGGTAGTGGAACAGGCTTTCAGGCAGCATGGGCTTGGCAGAGTCCAGATGCCTCCCAAATCGTATCTCTATTATACAGCTTATAACGGAGACCTGCGTACGATGCCTGCATATCTTGAGGAAGAGAATATTACTGGCGTGAAAATTGTAAACGTCCACCCTGGAAACCCTGCTCGTGGACTCCCCACAGTAATGGCGCTTATTGTCCTCATTTCCCCGGAAACAGGGACTCCTATAGCAGTTATGGACGGAACCTACCTGACCGATGTCCGGACAGGAGCTGCAGGCGGGATAGCCGCAAAATATCTTGCAAGAAAGGATTCGAAGATTATAGGCATAGTAGGAGCCGGAAACCAGGCAAAGACCCAGCTCGAAGCCCTATGCAAGGTTTTTGAGCCCGAACTGGTAAGAATCACCTCAAGGACAAAAGAAAGTTCTGAGCAGTTTATCCGGGAGATGGCAGGCATTACGCCCTGTGAAATCCGTTATGAAGATAGTATTGAGAAGGTCTGTGATTGTGATATTCTCGTCACGACTACTCCTACCCGGAAACCTATAGTAAAGGCTCAGTGGATCAAAGAAGGCACCCATATAAACGCAATAGGCGCTGATGCTGTAGGAAAAGAAGAACTTGACCCCGAACTTTTAATTCGGTCCAAGATTATTGTGGACGATATGATCCAAGCCCTCCATTCAGGAGAAGTAAATGTCCCTCTCTCAAAACACTACATCTCGGAAAATGATATTCATGCCCAGCTTGGCGAGGTGATTGTTGGCTTGAAACCAGGCAGGACAAGTGAAGAGGAAATTACTATTTTCGACTCAACTGGTCTTGCTATTCAGGATGTTGCAAGCGCGCACCTTGTTTATGAGAGGGCTGTCAATAAAGGACTCGGCATGAAGGTCAAGATGTTCTAAAATTCGGGCACAGTCTCGCCTGAATTGCGCCCCGAGTTCCGTCTCGCCCGAGTCCCGTCTCGCCC
The Methanosarcina thermophila TM-1 genome window above contains:
- a CDS encoding DUF434 domain-containing protein, which codes for MRDMHESSADFSDSCIKEEVLKEKLLRPARDIRSILRWGYPKFSTIRFVADHFQLSLEERHILARVIMPPDRIISRINKKIDCSEIKDRKILIDGYNVLLTVDSLLKKELMWFCDDGYIRDTRYYFSKAKQAEDIEEALDAVLGFLSEASPKSVFFLFDAQISRSGELAGFTRRKLKEYKISGEAKTSKIADFELKTEGGNPESNVIVATSDGIIIDSVKEVLDIPACLMEKMGIEPIRLY
- the ala gene encoding alanine dehydrogenase; translated protein: MEVLWLAQEEVKSVMDMSSDMQVVEQAFRQHGLGRVQMPPKSYLYYTAYNGDLRTMPAYLEEENITGVKIVNVHPGNPARGLPTVMALIVLISPETGTPIAVMDGTYLTDVRTGAAGGIAAKYLARKDSKIIGIVGAGNQAKTQLEALCKVFEPELVRITSRTKESSEQFIREMAGITPCEIRYEDSIEKVCDCDILVTTTPTRKPIVKAQWIKEGTHINAIGADAVGKEELDPELLIRSKIIVDDMIQALHSGEVNVPLSKHYISENDIHAQLGEVIVGLKPGRTSEEEITIFDSTGLAIQDVASAHLVYERAVNKGLGMKVKMF